Proteins from a single region of Catenulispora acidiphila DSM 44928:
- a CDS encoding lysylphosphatidylglycerol synthase transmembrane domain-containing protein gives MAGEPGTASPARPGPVEAATPAVSLPSAGSGGPGTPRESGTEDSSGPLGARLLNPGSALPAPVIDEPPEPRRIRRPADLLRAVASFVFMLLFFLIGMVAGGTTRGAESDISKLSADQKLPLGLVLAVTSILLAVVPIVLAIDRLLRRDSRRVVDSVLAAAMAYLAAVGLNAIVSSPHTPKAIRDALTLPTNAAGDTAAFHIYLTTVVAYLTIIGFSNRHNFQTATWIALIAYGVVTLIQGDATIISLAETVLLGRLVAFGWRWARGVINDRPTGEAVHQALSDARLDPLSCRRVPDTEDVRRYAVATAGHGDVDAIVLDRDQQAAGLVYRLYRRARLRGPAQRRNLLSLRRMLEQEALMSYAVTAADIRTPRLLAVRDLGPDTGMLAYELVPGRTLEQLEEGELTDELLSQLWSMLAELHEHQLAHRRLSAHAFLIDDDGQPWLTDLRLGEVAAGTLSRRLDTAEMLTVTSLYFGHERSVAAGVARLGEDNVAAALPMLQPVILTRNTRAALKKSKGLLNNLQEAVQALHPSVEPEPVKLERFGPRALFSAVGLSLAAYLLLASNYSWSGLTAVNWWWTAAVALASVATYVAAAMALDGFVPEKLSWGRTILSQVAASFVTLVAPAAVGGVAVNTRYLQRTGLPTRAAVTAVGAQQIMGLVQHLLLILIFGVIAGSSGDNSGGGSHASSATLIAIILALALLVLLIATIPQLRRFAVNRLRPLVAGILPRLMDVAQNPIKLARGLGGTVILSLLYIFALWASIQAAATDDRAAKINFAVVAVVFLTAQAAGSIVPTPGGVGGVEGALIGALTTFGRLDTGLATTAVLLFRLMTFWLPVLPGWIAYNYMTRRGEL, from the coding sequence GTGGCAGGGGAGCCCGGCACCGCCTCGCCGGCCCGACCAGGTCCGGTCGAGGCCGCCACGCCTGCCGTCAGCCTGCCCTCCGCCGGGTCGGGCGGCCCCGGTACGCCGCGGGAATCCGGAACCGAGGATAGCTCAGGCCCGCTCGGCGCGCGCCTGCTGAATCCCGGTTCGGCGCTGCCCGCGCCGGTCATCGACGAACCCCCAGAGCCACGCCGCATACGGCGCCCGGCGGACCTGCTCCGCGCGGTGGCCAGCTTCGTGTTCATGCTCCTGTTCTTCCTCATCGGGATGGTCGCCGGCGGCACCACCCGAGGCGCGGAATCGGACATCTCCAAGCTGTCCGCCGACCAGAAACTCCCGTTGGGTCTCGTACTGGCGGTGACGTCGATTCTGCTCGCGGTGGTTCCCATCGTGCTGGCGATCGACCGGTTGCTGCGGCGCGACTCCCGGCGCGTGGTGGACTCGGTGCTGGCCGCGGCGATGGCCTACCTGGCCGCGGTCGGGCTGAACGCCATCGTCTCCTCGCCGCACACGCCGAAGGCCATCCGCGACGCGCTGACGCTGCCGACCAACGCCGCCGGGGACACCGCGGCGTTCCACATCTACCTGACGACCGTCGTGGCGTATCTGACGATCATCGGGTTCTCCAACCGGCACAACTTCCAGACCGCGACCTGGATCGCGCTGATCGCCTACGGCGTGGTCACCCTGATCCAGGGCGACGCGACGATCATCAGCCTGGCCGAGACCGTGCTGCTGGGCCGCCTGGTGGCCTTCGGCTGGCGCTGGGCCCGCGGGGTGATCAACGACCGGCCCACCGGCGAGGCGGTCCATCAAGCTCTGTCCGACGCCCGGCTGGACCCGCTGTCGTGCCGCCGCGTGCCGGACACCGAGGACGTGCGGCGCTACGCGGTGGCCACCGCCGGACACGGCGACGTCGACGCCATCGTGCTGGACCGCGACCAGCAGGCAGCCGGACTGGTCTACCGGCTCTACCGCCGCGCCCGGCTGCGCGGCCCGGCGCAGCGCCGCAACCTGCTGAGCCTGCGCCGCATGCTGGAGCAGGAGGCGCTGATGTCCTACGCGGTCACCGCCGCCGACATCCGCACCCCCCGGCTGCTGGCCGTGCGCGACCTCGGACCGGACACCGGCATGCTGGCCTACGAGCTGGTCCCGGGCCGCACCCTGGAGCAGTTGGAGGAGGGCGAACTCACCGACGAGCTGCTCAGCCAGCTCTGGTCGATGCTCGCCGAGCTCCACGAGCACCAGCTGGCGCACCGCCGGCTGTCGGCGCACGCCTTCCTGATCGACGACGACGGCCAGCCCTGGCTGACCGACCTGCGCCTCGGCGAGGTCGCGGCGGGCACGCTGTCGCGCCGCCTGGACACCGCCGAGATGCTGACCGTGACCAGCCTGTACTTCGGCCACGAGCGCAGCGTCGCCGCCGGCGTGGCCCGCCTCGGCGAGGACAACGTCGCCGCGGCCCTGCCGATGCTGCAACCGGTGATCCTGACCCGCAACACCCGCGCCGCACTGAAGAAGTCGAAGGGACTGCTGAACAACCTCCAGGAGGCGGTCCAGGCACTGCACCCCTCGGTCGAGCCGGAGCCGGTGAAGCTGGAGCGGTTCGGCCCGCGCGCCCTGTTCTCCGCGGTCGGCCTGTCCCTCGCGGCGTACCTGCTGCTGGCGTCGAACTACTCCTGGTCCGGCCTCACCGCCGTGAACTGGTGGTGGACCGCCGCAGTGGCGCTGGCCTCGGTCGCGACGTACGTCGCCGCAGCAATGGCCCTGGACGGCTTCGTCCCAGAGAAGCTGAGCTGGGGACGCACGATCCTGTCCCAGGTGGCGGCCTCCTTCGTCACCCTGGTCGCCCCGGCAGCAGTCGGCGGCGTCGCGGTGAACACGCGCTACCTCCAGCGCACCGGCCTCCCGACCCGCGCAGCGGTGACAGCAGTCGGCGCCCAGCAGATCATGGGCCTGGTCCAGCACCTCCTGCTGATCCTGATCTTCGGCGTCATCGCCGGCAGCTCCGGAGACAACAGCGGCGGCGGCTCCCACGCCTCCAGCGCCACCCTGATCGCCATCATCCTGGCCCTGGCCCTCCTGGTCCTCCTGATCGCGACCATCCCCCAACTCCGCCGCTTCGCTGTGAACCGCCTCCGCCCCCTCGTAGCCGGCATCCTCCCCCGCCTGATGGACGTCGCCCAGAACCCCATCAAGCTCGCCCGAGGCCTCGGCGGCACCGTGATCCTCTCCCTCCTCTACATCTTCGCCCTCTGGGCCTCCATCCAGGCCGCCGCCACAGACGACCGAGCAGCCAAAATCAACTTCGCCGTCGTAGCAGTGGTCTTCCTCACCGCCCAAGCCGCCGGCTCCATCGTCCCCACCCCCGGCGGCGTAGGCGGCGTAGAAGGCGCCCTCATCGGCGCCCTGACCACCTTCGGCCGCCTCGACACCGGCCTGGCCACCACAGCCGTCCTGCTGTTCCGCCTCATGACCTTCTGGCTGCCGGTCCTACCCGGCTGGATCGCGTACAACTACATGACGAGGCGTGGGGAGCTGTAG
- a CDS encoding MGMT family protein: MDVTKPPELPPYVERVFDVVDRIPPGRVMAYGEVAEWLGEGGPRQVGTAMAKYGGGSPWWRVVRSDGGFLPGHEREALANYREEGTPLKPDGGRVDMVRARWWPAEDGTVGSGAMDEVPSDFAAE, encoded by the coding sequence ATGGACGTGACCAAACCACCCGAACTGCCTCCGTACGTGGAGCGGGTGTTCGACGTGGTGGACCGGATCCCGCCAGGCCGGGTGATGGCCTACGGCGAGGTCGCCGAATGGCTCGGCGAGGGCGGTCCGCGCCAGGTCGGGACGGCCATGGCCAAGTACGGCGGCGGGTCCCCGTGGTGGCGCGTGGTGCGCAGCGACGGCGGTTTCCTGCCCGGGCACGAGCGCGAGGCGCTGGCCAACTACCGCGAGGAGGGCACCCCGCTGAAGCCCGACGGCGGCCGGGTCGACATGGTCCGTGCACGCTGGTGGCCTGCGGAAGACGGGACCGTCGGAAGCGGCGCGATGGACGAGGTGCCCAGCGACTTCGCCGCGGAGTAG
- the moeZ gene encoding adenylyltransferase/sulfurtransferase MoeZ — protein MSNLPPLVEPAADLTVEEVRRYSRHLIIPDVGMAGQKRLKNAKVLCVGAGGLGSPTLLYLAAAGVGTLGIVEFDVVDESNLQRQVIHGQSDIGRSKAESARDSITEINPLVRVNLHEERLDSTNVMELFAQYDLIVDGTDNFATRYLVNDACVLLNKPYVWGSIYRFDGQASVFWSEYGPCYRCLYPEPPPPGMVPSCAEGGVLGVLCASIGSIQVNEAIKLLAGIGEPLVGRLMIYDALEMTYRQVKVRKDPDCAVCGEHPTVTELIDYEAFCGAISEEAADAAKDSTITVTQLKEWLDTDEKIQLIDVREPNEYEIVNIPGATLIPKGEFLMGTALEKLDPTKRIVLHCKSGVRSAEALAVVHAAGYKDAVHVGGGVLAWVNQIEPEKPSY, from the coding sequence GTGAGCAACCTACCCCCGCTGGTCGAGCCGGCCGCCGACCTGACCGTGGAAGAGGTGCGCCGCTACTCGCGCCACCTGATCATCCCCGACGTGGGCATGGCCGGCCAGAAGCGGCTGAAGAACGCCAAGGTCCTGTGCGTCGGCGCCGGAGGGCTGGGCTCCCCGACGCTGCTGTACCTGGCCGCCGCCGGCGTCGGCACGCTGGGCATCGTCGAGTTCGACGTGGTCGACGAGTCCAACCTGCAGCGCCAGGTCATCCACGGCCAGAGCGACATCGGCCGCTCCAAGGCCGAGTCCGCGCGCGACTCGATCACGGAGATCAACCCCCTGGTGCGGGTCAACCTGCACGAGGAGCGCCTGGACTCCACGAACGTGATGGAGCTGTTCGCGCAGTACGACCTGATCGTCGACGGCACGGACAACTTCGCGACCCGCTACCTGGTCAACGACGCCTGCGTCCTGCTGAACAAGCCCTACGTCTGGGGCTCGATCTACCGCTTCGACGGCCAGGCCTCGGTCTTCTGGTCCGAGTACGGACCGTGCTACCGCTGCCTGTACCCCGAGCCCCCGCCGCCGGGCATGGTCCCCAGCTGCGCCGAGGGCGGCGTCCTGGGCGTCCTGTGCGCCTCCATCGGCTCCATCCAGGTGAACGAGGCCATCAAGCTCCTGGCCGGCATCGGCGAACCGCTGGTCGGCCGCCTGATGATCTACGACGCCCTGGAGATGACCTACCGCCAGGTGAAGGTCCGCAAGGACCCCGACTGCGCGGTCTGCGGCGAGCACCCGACCGTCACCGAGCTGATCGACTACGAGGCCTTCTGCGGCGCCATCTCCGAAGAGGCGGCCGACGCGGCCAAGGACTCGACCATCACCGTCACCCAGCTCAAGGAGTGGCTCGACACCGACGAGAAGATCCAGCTCATCGACGTCCGCGAGCCCAACGAGTACGAGATCGTCAACATCCCCGGCGCCACCCTGATCCCCAAGGGCGAGTTCCTCATGGGCACCGCCCTGGAGAAGCTCGACCCGACCAAGCGCATCGTCCTCCACTGCAAGAGCGGCGTGCGCAGCGCCGAAGCCCTCGCCGTCGTCCACGCGGCAGGCTACAAGGACGCCGTCCACGTCGGCGGCGGCGTGCTGGCTTGGGTGAACCAGATCGAGCCGGAGAAGCCTTCGTACTGA
- a CDS encoding sensor histidine kinase codes for MLWVLVGALLVAGAAGAAASRLAVLLRRERGRYTRAIEERGWLLERERESAAQQAVDLERSRIARELHDIVSHNVSMMLIQAGAARQVLAAAPAQSATAEEPAASGVAEDALLAVESAGRATMTELRHLLGVLAPAADGRDQPGAGADPALAPQPTLSRLSALVDKIAFAGLPVDARISGEPRPLPGGIDSTAYRIVQEALTNALKHGGRDAALTIRYDDRYLRIEILTAGHGSLDEVGTEPAPRGGERIGTGRGLTGLKERVAVYGGDLDARRRLGGGFRVRAKIPLDEP; via the coding sequence ATGCTGTGGGTGCTGGTGGGGGCGCTGCTCGTGGCAGGCGCGGCGGGCGCGGCCGCGAGCCGGCTAGCGGTGCTCCTCCGCCGCGAACGCGGGAGGTACACCCGCGCCATCGAGGAGCGCGGCTGGCTGCTGGAACGCGAGCGGGAGAGCGCCGCGCAGCAGGCCGTGGACCTCGAGCGGTCACGGATCGCCCGGGAGCTGCACGACATCGTCAGCCACAACGTGAGCATGATGCTGATTCAGGCCGGCGCGGCCCGGCAGGTGCTGGCAGCCGCCCCGGCGCAGAGCGCGACCGCCGAGGAACCGGCTGCGTCCGGAGTCGCCGAAGACGCGCTGCTGGCCGTGGAGAGCGCGGGTCGCGCGACCATGACCGAGCTGCGGCACCTGCTCGGCGTCCTGGCTCCGGCGGCGGACGGCCGCGACCAGCCCGGCGCCGGCGCCGATCCCGCCCTGGCGCCGCAGCCGACCCTGTCCCGGCTCTCAGCACTCGTCGACAAGATCGCCTTCGCCGGGCTGCCGGTGGACGCCCGCATCTCCGGCGAGCCGCGTCCGCTGCCCGGCGGCATCGACTCGACCGCGTACCGGATCGTGCAGGAAGCCCTGACCAACGCCCTCAAGCACGGCGGCCGCGACGCCGCGCTGACCATCCGCTACGACGACCGCTACCTGCGCATCGAGATCCTCACCGCGGGCCACGGCTCGCTGGACGAGGTCGGCACCGAACCCGCACCTCGCGGCGGCGAGAGGATCGGTACCGGCCGCGGCCTGACGGGCTTGAAGGAACGCGTCGCGGTCTACGGCGGCGACCTCGACGCCCGGCGGCGCCTCGGCGGTGGTTTCCGGGTCCGCGCGAAGATACCTTTGGACGAACCATGA
- a CDS encoding response regulator has protein sequence MNPRVLIADDQVLVRTGFRMILTANGIEVAGEASDGLEAVEAAARLKPDVVLMDIRMPNLDGLEAARRILAADPAIRILMLTTFDLDKYVYDALAAGASGFLLKDVTPEHLVASVRLVDTGDALLAPSITRRLVEKFAAPPAEDAGGAKASPAVHRDLAALTPREREILALMGRGLSNTELAARLVLSEATVKTHVAHIFTKLSLRDRAQAVVVAYETGLVAPGDGD, from the coding sequence ATGAATCCCCGAGTCCTGATAGCCGACGACCAGGTCCTGGTCCGCACCGGTTTCCGCATGATCCTGACCGCCAACGGCATCGAGGTCGCCGGCGAGGCCTCCGACGGACTCGAGGCGGTCGAAGCCGCCGCGCGGCTGAAGCCCGACGTGGTCCTGATGGACATCCGCATGCCGAACCTGGACGGCCTGGAGGCGGCGCGCCGGATCCTGGCCGCCGACCCGGCGATCCGGATCCTCATGCTCACCACGTTCGATCTGGACAAGTACGTCTACGACGCGCTGGCCGCCGGCGCCTCCGGCTTCCTGCTGAAGGACGTCACCCCCGAGCACCTGGTCGCCAGCGTGCGACTGGTCGACACCGGGGACGCGCTGCTGGCGCCGTCGATCACGCGGCGGCTGGTGGAGAAGTTCGCGGCGCCGCCCGCCGAGGACGCGGGCGGCGCGAAGGCGTCCCCAGCGGTCCACCGCGACCTGGCGGCGCTGACGCCGCGCGAGCGGGAGATCCTGGCGCTGATGGGACGCGGGCTGTCGAACACCGAGCTCGCGGCACGTCTGGTGCTGTCGGAAGCGACCGTGAAGACCCATGTCGCCCACATCTTTACCAAACTGTCACTCCGCGACCGGGCGCAGGCTGTGGTGGTCGCTTACGAGACCGGGCTGGTCGCGCCCGGGGACGGGGACTGA